A window of Sphingobacterium sp. lm-10 contains these coding sequences:
- a CDS encoding glycosyltransferase, whose product MESLNSCLLVATLVYVGLVLYMRLGWYRTGFSTTRTKVQNLESVSVLIAARNEEENIERTLDCMVAQSYPKHLLEVIVIDDHSTDRTAEIVRGYHDQGVRLLQLDEGDKLNSYKKLAIAKAIDLSSGNIIMTTDADCRMGPNWIKTVVDYMERGRLEMVSSPVAYHEEKSLFERLQTLEFLYLIGLGASGIGNGVPTTCNGANLAYRKETFYRVGGFKGIDDLASGDDELLLHKVSEGSAHQIGFCKSSEAIVYTEAKPTLASFISQRKRWASKSTKYKDKRIVALGIVIWLFNFALLWGTVQFFYMLPVFDWVFAICVVLKVAVEFIFLLPITQFVRRTELLRYLPFLSFAHALYLVYIGVAGNIGKYDWKGRTVK is encoded by the coding sequence ATGGAAAGTCTTAATAGCTGTTTATTGGTTGCTACATTAGTGTACGTAGGTTTGGTACTGTACATGCGGTTGGGTTGGTATCGCACCGGCTTTTCTACAACACGAACCAAAGTGCAGAATTTGGAGTCTGTATCGGTGCTAATCGCGGCTAGAAACGAGGAGGAAAATATTGAGAGAACGCTGGATTGCATGGTTGCGCAATCTTACCCCAAGCATTTGTTAGAAGTTATCGTGATCGATGATCACTCTACGGATCGAACTGCCGAGATTGTTCGCGGTTATCACGATCAAGGTGTTCGTTTGCTGCAGCTGGATGAGGGCGACAAGCTTAACTCCTATAAAAAACTAGCCATTGCCAAAGCCATTGATCTGTCGTCTGGCAATATTATTATGACCACCGATGCAGATTGCCGTATGGGTCCGAATTGGATCAAAACAGTGGTGGATTATATGGAGCGCGGTAGATTGGAGATGGTATCCTCTCCTGTAGCGTATCACGAAGAGAAATCACTGTTCGAGCGCTTACAAACCCTAGAATTTCTGTATTTAATCGGGTTGGGTGCTTCTGGTATCGGCAATGGCGTGCCTACCACCTGTAATGGAGCCAATCTGGCTTATCGTAAAGAAACCTTCTATCGCGTAGGTGGCTTCAAGGGAATAGATGATTTGGCGTCGGGTGATGACGAATTATTATTACACAAGGTTTCGGAGGGATCCGCTCATCAGATTGGCTTCTGCAAATCTTCGGAGGCAATTGTATACACAGAAGCTAAGCCAACATTAGCCTCATTCATCAGCCAGAGAAAACGTTGGGCATCCAAGAGTACAAAATACAAAGACAAACGGATCGTTGCTTTGGGTATTGTGATTTGGCTGTTCAACTTTGCGCTATTATGGGGTACGGTCCAATTCTTCTATATGTTGCCCGTATTTGATTGGGTATTCGCTATTTGTGTAGTACTAAAAGTCGCGGTAGAATTCATATTTCTCTTACCCATTACCCAGTTTGTGCGTCGTACAGAGTTATTGCGCTACTTACCTTTCTTATCTTTTGCGCACGCACTGTATCTCGTATATATTGGTGTTGCAGGTAATATTGGCAAATACGATTGGAAGGGAAGGACCGTTAAATAG
- a CDS encoding lysophospholipid acyltransferase family protein, with protein sequence MRKIIGYLLSPLFYAAFFVVLMVFHPIQWLCLKFGGYTAHKWSVDILNGGLVACNYLLFNSVRFIDNVDLPTGTPIVFVANHQSMYDIPPLIFFLRRFHGKFISKMELANAGIPSISFNLKHGGAANIDRKDPKQSIAEILKLAENMDSQKWSAFIFPEGTRTKTGQMKAFSIGGIATLLKKNPDALVVPIAINGSYKMVQWGMFPLRPFTAMSWEVLPPIEKGDLLVDEIVLAAEKAIRKKVNA encoded by the coding sequence ATGAGAAAAATTATTGGGTATTTGCTGTCACCGCTCTTTTACGCCGCGTTTTTTGTGGTACTTATGGTATTTCATCCTATTCAGTGGCTTTGCTTAAAATTCGGTGGTTATACTGCGCACAAATGGAGCGTTGATATCTTAAATGGTGGTCTGGTCGCTTGCAATTATTTATTATTTAACTCCGTACGTTTTATTGACAACGTGGATTTACCAACTGGCACACCTATCGTGTTTGTTGCAAATCATCAAAGCATGTACGACATTCCACCACTTATTTTCTTCTTACGCCGATTTCACGGAAAGTTTATCTCCAAGATGGAATTGGCCAATGCGGGTATTCCAAGTATCTCATTTAATCTAAAACATGGTGGTGCTGCCAACATCGACCGTAAAGATCCCAAGCAGTCTATTGCGGAGATTCTGAAGCTAGCGGAAAATATGGATAGCCAAAAATGGTCTGCGTTTATCTTTCCGGAAGGAACGCGTACTAAAACAGGGCAGATGAAAGCCTTCTCCATCGGCGGGATTGCCACGCTGCTCAAGAAGAATCCAGATGCCTTGGTAGTGCCGATTGCAATAAACGGCTCGTATAAGATGGTGCAATGGGGCATGTTTCCTTTAAGACCTTTCACGGCCATGTCTTGGGAAGTATTGCCTCCTATCGAAAAAGGAGATTTGCTGGTAGATGAAATTGTGTTGGCCGCGGAGAAGGCTATCCGAAAAAAGGTAAATGCCTAA
- a CDS encoding DUF2089 family protein yields MMKLPTVCPSCDADLRVAKLQCHACGTEVSGTYDLPPLMLLDREEQEFVIRFLENSGSLKEMASQMGKSYPTVRNKLDDLISKLKNNKASK; encoded by the coding sequence ATGATGAAGCTCCCTACAGTTTGTCCTAGCTGCGATGCAGATCTTCGCGTTGCCAAATTGCAATGCCATGCCTGCGGAACGGAGGTAAGTGGTACATACGATCTGCCACCTCTAATGCTGCTGGATCGAGAAGAACAGGAGTTTGTGATCCGATTTTTAGAGAATTCTGGAAGTCTGAAAGAAATGGCTAGTCAGATGGGTAAAAGCTATCCAACGGTGAGAAACAAACTGGATGATCTCATCTCAAAGTTGAAAAATAATAAAGCAAGTAAGTAA
- the ruvC gene encoding crossover junction endodeoxyribonuclease RuvC, with amino-acid sequence MQREKAKERIILGIDPGTVVLGYGVVKEVGSKITLVSMGVVKMGHLDDHALKLQRIFKKTTSLIEQYKPDCMALEAPFYGKNVQVMLKLGRAQGVAMAAGLNYDLPIFEYAPRKIKQSVTGSGNASKEQVAAMLKSLLKFEESPEFLDATDGLAVAVCHSFQKVGSSGKSTSYSGWESFVKDNKSRIK; translated from the coding sequence ATGCAAAGGGAGAAGGCGAAAGAGCGAATTATATTAGGAATAGACCCCGGTACGGTCGTGCTAGGCTATGGCGTGGTCAAAGAGGTGGGCAGTAAAATTACGCTGGTGAGCATGGGTGTTGTAAAAATGGGACATTTAGATGATCACGCCCTGAAATTACAACGCATTTTTAAAAAGACCACTTCTCTTATCGAGCAGTATAAGCCAGACTGCATGGCGCTAGAAGCGCCATTTTATGGAAAAAACGTGCAGGTAATGCTAAAACTTGGCCGAGCACAAGGTGTAGCCATGGCAGCGGGTCTGAACTACGATCTGCCGATCTTTGAATATGCGCCTCGTAAAATAAAGCAATCGGTCACTGGAAGTGGTAATGCCAGTAAAGAGCAGGTTGCTGCTATGCTAAAAAGTTTATTGAAGTTCGAAGAAAGTCCCGAATTTCTGGATGCGACCGATGGTCTGGCTGTCGCTGTATGCCATTCCTTTCAAAAGGTAGGTTCATCGGGCAAAAGCACCAGCTACTCCGGCTGGGAATCCTTTGTAAAAGACAATAAATCACGGATAAAATAA
- a CDS encoding lysylphosphatidylglycerol synthase domain-containing protein, with amino-acid sequence MLSKIILNKVQKTYLNIFIKVLIVALTTWFVYSKISHQQNLKQFKTLINEFDGSSIWLVLGLVVIMMFANWFLEVVKWRYLSQKIEQLSWWTAIRSVFCGLTWAIFTPNRIGEYGGRVLLLKPENRASGAVAMGVGLFAQLVLTSVFGALSIAWFVQTFLPTPVFVKLAVWMIGGIYAAAFLVLYFNVHWIDVLVGKVKFLAKVKPFFGILENFSTRELWHVLLISFARFAIFTSQYMVLMVFFLPELPMLSMVFMIFILFFVQAAVPSLDLFDFSVRSFVASNLYAYITTQEIAVMAIVSFVWFVNLILPAIIGTFFVFHVNYVGGNGKS; translated from the coding sequence GTGCTTTCAAAAATTATCTTGAACAAAGTACAGAAGACATATCTCAATATTTTCATAAAAGTGCTCATTGTGGCGTTGACGACCTGGTTTGTATATAGCAAGATAAGTCACCAACAAAACCTTAAGCAATTCAAAACTTTGATCAATGAGTTCGATGGTTCTTCTATTTGGCTGGTCTTAGGCTTAGTGGTGATCATGATGTTTGCCAACTGGTTTCTTGAAGTGGTTAAGTGGAGGTACTTGAGTCAAAAAATTGAGCAACTGAGTTGGTGGACTGCCATCCGATCGGTATTCTGTGGATTGACCTGGGCTATTTTTACCCCCAATCGAATTGGAGAGTATGGCGGACGCGTACTTTTACTCAAACCAGAGAATCGTGCATCCGGTGCGGTAGCAATGGGCGTGGGATTATTTGCACAACTCGTGCTAACGAGTGTATTTGGAGCATTAAGTATTGCCTGGTTTGTACAGACCTTTCTTCCTACACCAGTCTTTGTAAAATTGGCCGTATGGATGATAGGAGGTATCTATGCAGCTGCTTTTCTGGTGCTGTATTTCAATGTGCATTGGATTGATGTGCTAGTCGGAAAAGTGAAGTTTCTGGCCAAAGTAAAGCCCTTCTTTGGTATTCTGGAAAACTTTTCTACACGAGAATTATGGCATGTATTATTGATTTCCTTTGCCCGCTTTGCTATCTTCACATCGCAGTATATGGTACTCATGGTATTCTTTTTGCCCGAGTTGCCCATGTTATCGATGGTATTTATGATTTTTATTTTGTTCTTTGTGCAGGCTGCTGTGCCGTCGTTGGACTTGTTCGACTTCAGTGTGCGCAGCTTTGTGGCGAGTAATTTATATGCCTACATAACTACACAGGAGATCGCTGTCATGGCAATCGTATCTTTCGTGTGGTTTGTCAACCTAATATTACCCGCCATCATAGGCACTTTCTTTGTGTTTCACGTTAATTATGTCGGGGGGAATGGAAAGTCTTAA